The Paenibacillus sp. 481 DNA window GTTTGCTGATCTAGCAGAAATGCGGGAAATCGGTAATTCCGTCGTGCAAAAGTGGAACGATGAGGCCTATCAAATCATCAATAAAGACCCGAATATGGTACTCGTGCCTACGCATGATTTGTTCCAGCAAAATATAAATAAACATTTATCATCTGACCATTTCCATCCAAATGATAAGGGATATGAGGCAATTGCCAAGCGGATCGTACAAAGCATACATTAACAGCTTCCTAGGAAGGGGGAATCATTTTCGATGAGTTCAACAGGGTCTATTGTACTATCTGTACAACAGGTGAAAAAAAATATTGGGCCAAAAACGATCGTTAAAGATGTAACGTTTGATGTTCGTGCTGGTGAAATTTTCGGATTTTTAGGACCGAACGGTGCGGGTAAGACGACGACGATTCGCATGCTAGTCGATTTAATCAAACCGACCGCAGGCCGAATTCAAGTGTGTGGCTTTGATGTCAATCGTGAGCCAGAGAAGGCGCTGCGCTATGTCGGTTCTATTGTTGAAAATCCAGAGATGTACAGCTTTTTGACAGGTTGGGAAAATTTAGAACACTTTGCGCGCATGATTCCGGGCATTGGCGATCAGCGCATCGAAGAAGTTGTCGATATCGTAGGTATGTCACAGCGTATCCACGACAAGGTGAAAACATACTCGCTAGGGATGAGGCAGCGTCTTGGTATCGCACAAGCACTGTTGGCAAAGCCTGCGCTACTTATCTTAGATGAGCCGACGAACGGGCTTGATCCGTTAGGTATAAAGGAGCTGCGTGCCTTTATTCGCATGCTGGCAGACAGTGGCATGGCTGTGTTCGTGTCCAGCCATTTGCTCAGTGAAATTCAATTAATGTGCGATCGTGTCGCGATTATTAGTCATGGTGAAGTGCTCGCTGTTGGCGATGTCAAGCAACTACTGACTGACCGTAAGCCGT harbors:
- a CDS encoding ABC transporter ATP-binding protein, which encodes MSSTGSIVLSVQQVKKNIGPKTIVKDVTFDVRAGEIFGFLGPNGAGKTTTIRMLVDLIKPTAGRIQVCGFDVNREPEKALRYVGSIVENPEMYSFLTGWENLEHFARMIPGIGDQRIEEVVDIVGMSQRIHDKVKTYSLGMRQRLGIAQALLAKPALLILDEPTNGLDPLGIKELRAFIRMLADSGMAVFVSSHLLSEIQLMCDRVAIISHGEVLAVGDVKQLLTDRKPYIIWQAQPAKTTRDVLAANGDVRFIDRADALIDESVLVGLPDYALLTEMSAERIPHLNRKLMEAGIEVEAIQRVMPTLEQLFLEITEGERIE